In the genome of Bacillus sp. S3, one region contains:
- a CDS encoding MaoC family dehydratase, whose amino-acid sequence MSILSQLKVGEPVKEIQLEPVSRMDLIKYSGASGDFNPIHTIDEEARNAGLPGIIAHGMWTMGNLAKLFTDYYEDGFIQDYSIRFKGMVFLNDVITLQATLKEKQDNKLRFQVQAVNQQGKVVLKGEVLFRQYEME is encoded by the coding sequence GTGAGTATACTTTCACAGTTAAAGGTTGGAGAGCCGGTAAAAGAAATACAACTTGAGCCTGTCTCTAGAATGGATCTGATTAAATATTCCGGTGCTTCCGGTGATTTTAACCCGATTCACACAATAGATGAAGAAGCGAGAAATGCTGGCCTGCCGGGAATCATAGCCCATGGCATGTGGACGATGGGGAATTTAGCGAAGCTGTTTACCGATTATTATGAGGATGGATTTATTCAGGATTACTCGATTCGCTTTAAAGGCATGGTATTTTTGAATGATGTGATCACGCTTCAAGCGACATTAAAAGAAAAGCAGGACAACAAACTACGCTTTCAAGTCCAAGCGGTTAACCAACAGGGGAAGGTAGTGTTAAAGGGTGAGGTTTTGTTTCGCCAATATGAAATGGAATGA
- a CDS encoding flagellar motor protein MotB encodes MKNRRKHFDDEHEEHIDESWLIPYADIMTLLLALFIVLFASSVVDKQKFMSIMESFKSELTGTKIESNTTGLSVKPSDLEHSDQAPNEPQQQAQAAEENIEDQELLDLKGRIEKYIADNQLQADVSLQDTKRGVEITFKEVILFDPGRANLKESSYHTLDAIIGLINTVPNPISIEGHTDNVPIRNSTFPSNWELSSARAVSVLHYFEEKNVTKERLQFVGFGEYKPIFPNDSAEHKQANRRVNIVILRNS; translated from the coding sequence ATGAAAAATCGGCGTAAACATTTTGATGATGAACATGAAGAACATATTGATGAATCATGGCTGATTCCCTATGCGGATATCATGACATTATTACTAGCATTATTTATTGTTTTATTTGCATCGAGTGTTGTGGATAAACAAAAATTCATGTCGATTATGGAATCCTTCAAGTCTGAATTAACGGGGACCAAAATTGAAAGCAATACCACAGGATTATCTGTAAAACCATCTGATTTGGAACATTCTGATCAAGCACCTAATGAACCACAGCAGCAGGCACAAGCTGCTGAGGAAAATATAGAGGATCAAGAGCTATTGGATTTGAAAGGTCGAATAGAAAAATACATTGCGGATAATCAACTTCAAGCTGATGTTTCCCTGCAGGACACAAAACGTGGGGTTGAAATTACCTTTAAAGAAGTCATTCTTTTTGATCCTGGAAGAGCAAATCTTAAAGAAAGTTCCTATCACACCTTAGATGCTATCATAGGATTAATCAATACGGTTCCAAATCCAATCAGTATTGAAGGACATACTGATAATGTTCCAATAAGAAATTCAACATTTCCATCCAACTGGGAACTCTCCTCTGCAAGAGCGGTAAGTGTCCTTCATTATTTTGAAGAAAAAAATGTTACCAAAGAACGACTGCAATTTGTGGGATTTGGAGAGTACAAACCTATCTTTCCGAATGATTCGGCAGAGCATAAACAAGCCAATCGCCGGGTGAATATTGTTATTTTAAGAAATAGCTAG
- the motA gene encoding flagellar motor stator protein MotA, whose translation MSSIFGILLALLAIGFGMILKGASLTALNNPAALLIIFGGTIAAVMIAFPFSELKRVPSLFRIAFFEPKIPSKADQITAFVECAGIAKREGILALEETAANSKDPFFQKGLELIIDGYDYEFIEEVLMDEVAAVDKRHKTGALIFTQAGTYAPTLGVLGAVVGLVASLGNLNDVEKLGHSISAAFIATLLGIFSGYVLWHPLSNKLKRISKQEQDIKLLIIEGLLAISQGLSPSAIEKKLSAHLSPKERRKFDKSLEDKSYEKSA comes from the coding sequence ATGTCCAGTATTTTTGGGATTTTGTTAGCTTTACTAGCGATAGGTTTTGGAATGATTTTAAAAGGTGCCTCCCTAACTGCATTAAACAATCCTGCTGCATTATTAATTATTTTCGGTGGAACAATCGCTGCAGTCATGATCGCCTTTCCATTTAGTGAATTGAAGAGAGTCCCTAGCCTTTTTAGGATTGCTTTTTTTGAACCAAAAATTCCATCAAAGGCTGATCAAATTACTGCTTTCGTGGAATGTGCAGGGATTGCGAAAAGAGAAGGGATCCTTGCACTTGAAGAAACGGCCGCCAATTCCAAAGATCCTTTTTTCCAAAAAGGACTTGAATTGATCATTGATGGGTATGATTACGAATTCATTGAGGAAGTGTTAATGGATGAAGTAGCCGCCGTTGATAAGCGACACAAAACGGGTGCGTTAATTTTTACTCAGGCAGGTACTTATGCTCCTACTCTTGGAGTTCTTGGGGCTGTAGTTGGACTTGTTGCATCATTAGGAAATTTGAATGATGTTGAAAAACTGGGCCATTCTATTTCAGCAGCATTTATTGCAACCCTTCTCGGTATCTTTTCTGGTTATGTATTATGGCATCCACTATCCAATAAATTAAAACGAATTTCTAAGCAAGAACAAGATATTAAACTTCTAATTATTGAAGGCTTACTTGCTATTTCTCAAGGACTTTCACCTAGTGCAATCGAAAAGAAATTATCTGCGCACCTTTCTCCAAAGGAAAGGAGAAAGTTTGATAAATCGTTAGAGGATAAATCTTATGAAAAATCGGCGTAA
- a CDS encoding SDR family oxidoreductase produces the protein MHVKQLFDLTGKVAIVTGGGRGLGLQIAEGFAEAGANVVVCSRRVEACEEVCAGLKKLGVESMALKCDVTNPEDVRNVVEQTREKFGRIDILVNNSGASWGAPVEEMPLEAWQKVMNVNVTGTFLMSQAVGKVMLEQKSGKIINIASVAGLKGINPKYMNAIGYNASKGAMITFTKDLAVKWGPKGIYVNAIAPGFFPTKMSKGILEHGGEAILEGTPLRKFGSDTDLKGVALFLAAPASDFVTGEVVVVDGGAHAM, from the coding sequence ATGCATGTGAAACAGCTGTTTGATTTAACCGGTAAAGTTGCGATTGTCACAGGCGGCGGCAGAGGGCTTGGACTGCAAATTGCCGAGGGTTTTGCGGAAGCAGGGGCAAACGTGGTCGTGTGTTCAAGGAGAGTGGAAGCCTGTGAGGAAGTATGCGCAGGATTGAAGAAGCTCGGAGTTGAGAGCATGGCGTTAAAATGTGATGTCACCAACCCGGAGGACGTTAGAAATGTGGTTGAGCAAACAAGGGAGAAGTTTGGCCGGATCGATATTCTTGTGAACAACAGCGGTGCATCATGGGGAGCCCCGGTGGAGGAGATGCCGTTAGAGGCCTGGCAAAAGGTGATGAATGTGAATGTCACGGGCACTTTCCTCATGTCACAGGCAGTCGGAAAAGTAATGCTTGAGCAGAAATCCGGAAAAATAATCAATATTGCCTCTGTGGCCGGCTTAAAAGGCATCAACCCGAAATATATGAATGCCATCGGATATAACGCCAGTAAAGGTGCAATGATCACATTTACAAAGGATTTAGCAGTAAAATGGGGGCCGAAAGGAATTTATGTGAATGCGATTGCCCCGGGCTTTTTTCCAACGAAAATGTCTAAAGGCATTCTTGAGCATGGCGGTGAGGCAATACTTGAAGGAACCCCACTGCGGAAATTTGGCTCGGATACCGACCTTAAGGGGGTTGCATTATTTTTAGCAGCACCGGCATCAGATTTTGTGACCGGAGAGGTCGTGGTTGTTGATGGCGGGGCGCATGCGATGTAA
- a CDS encoding GerAB/ArcD/ProY family transporter, translating to MEKAKIKASQLFILVVLFEMGSAILVGLGVSAKQDAWIAMLLGLAGGLVLFLVYYQLYKYYPDLPFTSYVQKITGKWIGRLLGLLYIIYFLYCASRVLRDFGELLTTTIYFNTPLIVINSLMILTIIYGVHKGIEVIARVGELSFGIIYLMAIAGFSLILFSGIIHPEFLQPMLENGWKPVLITFIRGTITFPFGEMVVFIMLLPYINDQKKVKAACMGGMILAGINVTITAAINVATLGVDLFQRSNFPLLTTIGKIQLANFIERLDVLFVIYLVIAGYFKISLFFYAAVIGTADIFRFKNHQKLSFPIGFVILFASITIASNYAEHIQEGLRVVPVYLHWPFQIIIPFLLLIIAIFRNRKKKTTSSS from the coding sequence ATGGAAAAGGCAAAAATCAAAGCATCCCAACTGTTTATACTTGTGGTCTTGTTTGAAATGGGAAGTGCTATTCTTGTGGGTCTCGGGGTATCAGCAAAACAAGACGCATGGATCGCCATGTTATTAGGCTTAGCCGGCGGTTTAGTCTTATTTCTCGTTTATTATCAGCTATATAAGTATTACCCTGATCTCCCATTTACAAGTTACGTACAAAAAATTACTGGGAAATGGATTGGCAGGCTGCTGGGCTTGTTGTATATCATCTATTTTCTATATTGTGCGTCAAGGGTATTGCGTGATTTTGGTGAATTGTTAACAACCACTATTTATTTTAATACACCGCTCATTGTAATAAATTCCTTGATGATATTGACGATTATTTATGGTGTTCATAAAGGGATAGAAGTGATTGCAAGAGTAGGGGAGTTATCTTTTGGCATCATCTACCTTATGGCAATTGCCGGCTTCAGTCTCATATTATTCTCGGGAATCATTCATCCTGAATTTCTTCAACCAATGTTAGAAAATGGATGGAAGCCCGTGTTAATCACGTTTATTAGGGGAACAATCACTTTTCCGTTTGGGGAAATGGTTGTCTTCATTATGCTGCTCCCCTATATAAATGATCAAAAAAAAGTAAAAGCGGCCTGTATGGGCGGAATGATCTTGGCGGGTATTAATGTGACGATAACAGCTGCCATCAATGTTGCTACACTAGGGGTAGACTTATTTCAGCGCTCGAATTTTCCTTTGCTTACCACGATTGGGAAAATTCAACTTGCTAATTTTATTGAACGGTTGGATGTTCTATTTGTCATCTATTTAGTCATTGCCGGATATTTTAAAATTTCGCTGTTTTTCTATGCAGCGGTGATTGGGACTGCAGATATATTTCGGTTTAAAAATCACCAGAAGCTGAGTTTTCCTATTGGATTCGTTATTTTGTTTGCTTCGATTACGATTGCCTCGAATTATGCAGAACATATTCAAGAAGGGTTAAGAGTGGTACCGGTATATTTGCACTGGCCATTTCAGATTATCATACCGTTCCTATTACTTATCATTGCCATTTTCCGCAATCGAAAGAAAAAAACAACAAGCTCATCATAA
- a CDS encoding YpzG family protein, whose translation MSYKDHLDPHSELFHHPFTRPKRQKSQVNGQTQMTQNTIILRSNAKAHRW comes from the coding sequence ATGAGCTACAAAGATCATTTAGATCCGCACTCTGAGTTATTTCACCACCCCTTTACACGGCCGAAACGCCAAAAATCACAGGTGAACGGGCAAACGCAAATGACGCAAAACACAATCATCTTAAGGAGCAATGCCAAGGCACATCGCTGGTAG
- a CDS encoding GNAT family N-acetyltransferase: protein MFKDITIRDAEIHDMALIIDIYNSTIPDRMVTADLEPVSVESRMQWFNNHSPVFRPLWVVESNGVICAWVSFQSFYGRPAYQHTAEISIYIHQDFRGKRLGKFLIQKAIDACPRLEIKTLLGFIFGHNEPSIKLFNSFGFEKWAHLPNVAELDGIERDLLILGKRII from the coding sequence ATGTTTAAAGATATCACCATCAGGGATGCAGAAATACATGATATGGCACTTATAATTGATATTTATAATTCAACGATTCCTGACAGAATGGTTACAGCCGATTTAGAGCCAGTATCGGTAGAAAGCCGGATGCAATGGTTCAACAATCATTCTCCCGTTTTTCGTCCACTATGGGTCGTAGAATCAAATGGCGTGATTTGCGCGTGGGTAAGCTTTCAATCGTTTTACGGGCGACCCGCTTATCAACATACCGCAGAAATCAGTATTTATATTCATCAAGATTTCCGCGGAAAGAGGCTTGGGAAATTTCTTATCCAAAAAGCGATCGATGCCTGCCCAAGGCTTGAAATCAAGACTCTACTTGGATTTATCTTTGGACATAATGAACCAAGTATTAAACTTTTCAACAGCTTTGGATTTGAAAAGTGGGCACACCTCCCAAATGTAGCCGAATTGGATGGGATTGAAAGGGATTTGCTAATCCTGGGAAAACGAATTATATAG
- a CDS encoding PAS domain S-box protein has translation MEKKKLVILYLITSFIWIYGSNYLIQQLVPASLIPFVERSKEIFYVVVTGGFIYFFLNKKQELSESREDQNRLSTLINSMVDFVNFKDGEGRWIEANDFGLQLFQLEHVDYRGKKDSELAEYSDYYADALRYCEISDEETWKNREITRIEEFLPVPDGSVKIFDTIKVPLFHADGSRQGLVIIGRDITEKKVMARQLAESQQQYKSLFEYSPDIVYMLDLDGRITNLNPHFDVITGLAREDIIGKNAKDFIPNKYKRFLPRFISIVVEEVKPVMYEINIPHATGKEITLQCTSLPIIVDGNVTGIIGYGRDVTALRKTEERLRRTEKLSVVGELSASVAHEIRNPLTSLKGFVQLLKVDDGQHQLYYQIMLDELNRINHIVDELLLLAKPQHLKFTSAAIQKLLNDVISLLRTEAIYYNVQIESIFPEEEIYLECEPNQLKQLFINIIKNAIEASFKGGTVAIGVELSENSQVFITVKDNGCGISKERLEKIGEPFYSSKEKGTGLGLTVSFKIVQSHKGSIRFESQKNQGTTVHLSLPISQDHTKKQQSHL, from the coding sequence ATGGAGAAAAAAAAGCTAGTTATCCTTTATCTTATCACTAGTTTTATTTGGATATACGGATCAAATTATTTAATTCAACAGCTTGTCCCTGCTTCCCTTATACCATTTGTAGAGCGCTCGAAAGAAATTTTTTATGTTGTTGTCACAGGAGGATTTATCTATTTTTTCCTTAATAAGAAGCAAGAATTATCGGAATCCCGAGAAGATCAGAACCGATTATCCACGTTAATCAATTCCATGGTTGACTTTGTTAATTTCAAAGACGGCGAAGGACGATGGATTGAAGCAAATGATTTTGGCTTGCAATTGTTTCAGCTTGAACATGTCGATTATCGCGGTAAAAAGGATTCGGAATTGGCTGAGTATTCGGACTACTACGCTGATGCTCTCAGATACTGTGAGATTTCTGATGAAGAGACATGGAAAAATCGTGAAATTACCCGTATTGAGGAGTTCCTTCCCGTTCCTGATGGTTCAGTGAAAATATTTGATACCATTAAAGTACCGCTTTTTCATGCCGATGGTTCAAGACAAGGTTTAGTAATTATCGGAAGGGATATTACTGAAAAAAAGGTAATGGCTCGACAATTGGCCGAAAGCCAGCAGCAATATAAATCACTTTTTGAATATAGTCCGGATATTGTTTATATGCTGGATTTGGATGGAAGGATCACCAATCTTAACCCGCATTTTGATGTAATCACAGGTCTCGCTCGGGAAGATATCATTGGAAAAAACGCAAAAGACTTTATACCAAACAAGTATAAAAGATTCTTGCCGCGCTTTATTTCCATTGTTGTTGAAGAGGTAAAGCCGGTTATGTATGAAATAAACATCCCACATGCAACCGGTAAAGAAATCACATTACAATGTACATCACTGCCCATCATTGTTGACGGTAATGTCACCGGAATCATTGGGTATGGCAGGGATGTCACCGCCTTAAGGAAAACGGAAGAACGTTTACGAAGAACAGAAAAACTTTCAGTTGTCGGTGAATTATCTGCCAGTGTTGCCCATGAAATCCGCAACCCCCTTACCTCTTTAAAAGGCTTTGTTCAGCTTTTAAAAGTAGATGACGGGCAGCATCAGTTGTATTATCAAATCATGTTAGACGAATTAAATCGAATCAATCACATTGTTGACGAGCTCCTTCTGCTTGCGAAACCACAGCATCTTAAATTTACAAGTGCAGCCATTCAGAAGCTCTTGAATGATGTCATCTCGTTATTAAGAACCGAAGCGATTTATTATAATGTTCAAATCGAGTCTATTTTTCCTGAGGAAGAGATTTATCTTGAATGCGAACCAAATCAGCTTAAGCAATTATTTATCAATATTATTAAAAATGCAATTGAAGCATCGTTCAAGGGCGGCACCGTTGCAATTGGGGTGGAACTGTCAGAGAATAGTCAGGTTTTCATTACCGTGAAAGACAACGGCTGCGGAATTTCAAAGGAAAGATTAGAGAAGATTGGCGAACCATTTTACTCTTCAAAGGAAAAAGGGACGGGCTTAGGTCTGACAGTAAGCTTTAAAATCGTTCAATCACACAAAGGGTCTATTCGTTTTGAAAGTCAAAAGAATCAAGGAACCACAGTTCACCTATCTTTGCCAATCAGTCAGGATCACACAAAAAAACAACAATCTCATTTATGA
- a CDS encoding MaoC family dehydratase N-terminal domain-containing protein — MFKDLIGKQSSKVKNVVERGAVKKFAEAIGDLHPIYFDEDTGRLSRYKNNLAPPTFPRVFDYGVIEGFHLPDKGLIHGEESYHYERPLMVGEEVYCYSIVKKYSEKKGSFGEMGFLVLESFGEDLDGNTIFSSTSTIVISEAVKRGMKK; from the coding sequence TTGTTTAAAGATCTAATAGGGAAACAATCGAGTAAGGTGAAAAATGTCGTTGAGAGGGGTGCCGTAAAGAAATTTGCGGAAGCCATCGGCGACCTTCATCCTATCTATTTTGATGAGGATACTGGAAGACTTTCAAGATATAAAAACAATCTTGCACCACCGACATTTCCAAGGGTATTTGACTATGGTGTGATCGAAGGCTTTCATCTGCCAGATAAAGGATTGATCCACGGCGAAGAATCATATCATTATGAAAGACCATTAATGGTTGGCGAGGAAGTTTACTGCTATTCCATCGTAAAAAAGTATTCTGAGAAAAAAGGCAGCTTTGGCGAAATGGGATTCCTTGTACTTGAAAGCTTTGGTGAAGACTTAGATGGGAACACCATTTTCAGTTCCACCTCAACGATTGTCATCTCTGAAGCTGTAAAGAGGGGGATGAAGAAGTGA
- a CDS encoding CheR family methyltransferase, translating into MQENELVRLSQMIYDYCGLHYKDRLSSLREKISKRVLELGVSCGEYCCYLHRTPSEWEVLVELLTINETYFYREEGQLNECCSIILPMLKKEIRHRPIRIWSAACSTGEEPYTLAMLIQETGNFPIGTVEIIGTDINKKVINKAEKGWYHKNSFAFRRIPEHLLKKYFNVEDGGYQINATIKRMVRFQEVNLLNNNAISALGEVDIIFCRNVLIYFDHETIKSVIRILHKNLKPNGYLFLGHAESITDLALGFQKVDSTKTFYYRKEPDQDETLRSISGR; encoded by the coding sequence ATGCAAGAAAATGAACTAGTGAGATTAAGTCAAATGATTTACGACTACTGTGGATTGCATTATAAAGATCGTCTTTCTTCACTTAGAGAAAAAATTTCGAAGAGGGTTTTGGAGCTCGGAGTATCATGCGGTGAATATTGCTGCTACCTGCACCGAACTCCATCGGAATGGGAAGTTCTGGTGGAACTTTTAACGATTAATGAGACTTACTTCTATCGAGAAGAAGGTCAATTAAATGAGTGTTGTTCAATAATATTGCCGATGTTAAAAAAGGAAATAAGACACCGTCCAATTAGGATATGGAGTGCAGCTTGTTCCACTGGCGAAGAGCCATACACACTTGCCATGCTGATTCAAGAGACAGGTAATTTTCCAATCGGAACAGTTGAGATAATTGGAACTGATATTAACAAAAAGGTAATTAATAAAGCCGAAAAGGGTTGGTATCATAAAAACTCATTTGCTTTTCGAAGAATTCCAGAACATCTTCTGAAAAAATATTTCAATGTTGAAGATGGAGGTTATCAAATTAATGCAACTATAAAAAGAATGGTTCGATTTCAAGAAGTAAATCTACTTAACAATAATGCAATTTCTGCATTAGGAGAAGTGGATATTATCTTCTGCAGAAATGTTCTGATCTATTTTGATCATGAAACAATTAAAAGCGTAATTCGTATTTTACATAAGAATTTAAAGCCTAATGGGTACTTGTTTCTTGGACATGCTGAATCAATTACCGATTTGGCATTAGGCTTTCAAAAAGTAGACTCAACTAAGACTTTTTATTATCGAAAGGAACCTGATCAAGATGAAACGCTTCGGAGTATTAGTGGTCGATGA